One Natator depressus isolate rNatDep1 chromosome 3, rNatDep2.hap1, whole genome shotgun sequence DNA segment encodes these proteins:
- the SOD2 gene encoding superoxide dismutase [Mn], mitochondrial: protein MLGRLASRGRSCTKLIAALGCLASRQKHTLPDLPYDYGALEPHINAEIMQLHHSKHHATYVNNLNVAEEKYKEALAKGDVTAQVSLQPALKFNGGGHINHTIFWTNLSPNAGGEPQGELMEAIKRDFGSFGNFKEKLTAVSVGVQGSGWGWLGFNQDQGRLQVTACYNQDPLQGTTGLIPLLGIDVWEHAYYLQYKNVRPDYLKAIWNVINWENVSARYTACKK from the exons GAGTTGCACAAAGCTGATTGCAGCTTTGGGATGTTTGGCCTCCAGGCAAAAACACACTCTTCCTGACTTGCCTTATGACTATGGTGCCCTGGAACCCCACATCAATGCAGAAATCATGCAGCTGCACCACAGCAAACATCATGCTACTTATGTGAATAATCTGAATGTTGCAGAGGAGAAATATAAAGAGGCATTGGCAAAAG GTGATGTTACAGCTCAGGTGTCTCTTCAGCCTGCACTAAAGTTCAATGGTGGTGGTCACATCAACCACACCATCTTCTGGACAAACCTTTCTCCTAATGCGGGAGGAGAGCCTCAAG GGGAACTGATGGAAGCCATCAAGCGTGACTTTGGCTCCTTTGGAAACTTCAAGGAGAAGCTGACGGCAGTATCGGTTGGTGTTcaaggctcaggctgggggtggctTGGTTTTAACCAGGACCAAGGCCGCCTGCAGGTCACTGCTTGTTACAATCAAGACCCTCTGCAAGGAACAACag GTCTTATTCCTTTGCTAGGAATTGATGTGTGGGAGCATGCTTATTATCTTCAGTATAAAAATGTTAGACCTGACTATCTAAAAGCTATCTGGAATGTGATCAACTGGGAGAATGTATCAGCAAGATACACAGCTTGCAAAAAATAA